Within Streptomyces sp. NBC_00704, the genomic segment GCGTTCAGTGGTGGGCGTGGGCGACCGCATGGCCCCTGCCGCGTCCGATCATCCACTTGTTGACGGGAGTGGTGACCAGCAGCGCCACCGCGAAGCCGCCGAGCAGCGTCGACCAGAACAGCCCGTCGGCCAGCTGGGCGTCCATGGCGCCCGGAACCAGGGCGATGATCCCGTTGTCGACCAGCTCCATCACCGCGATCGAGACGGTGTCGGCGGCCAGCGCCACCCGGACGGCGGACCTCAGGTCCAGGCCCGCCCGGCGCACCGCGAACAGGGTGAACGAGTAGCCGAACAGGAACGACAGCGCGATCGCCAGCACCATCGTGGACACGTTGCCCCACATGAGGGCGGTCCCGATCACCATGCCGACGATCTCGCCGACGGCGCACCCCGTGAGGCAGTGCAGGGTCGCCTTCACCGCCGTTCCCCACGACGCTCCGCCGTGCGGGCCGCCACCGTGGCCATGACTCAGGGCGCCGTCGGCGGCGGCGTGGTCGGCGTGCTCGTGCGCGACGCCGGTGTCATGGGTGGTGCCCGTGTCATGCGTGGCACCGGTGTGATGGGTGCTGTCCTTCATGGCCTGCCCCTTCCCTCGGGGTGCTCCCGGCACCCCGCTGCCTGGAACGTGTTCCCTGGACTGCGGCCCGGCATCCGGACCACTGAGGTCAACCAGATACCCCTAGGGGGTATTCCAGCCGGCTCGCGGAGCCCTGGCACAGGCCCAGCCAGCCGCAGGCAGGCCAGGCAAACCAGGCACAACCAGGCAGAGCGCGACGGCCGCCGCGCGCTGCCGGGGGGTGCGGCCCGCGACGGCCTCCGGTCGACGCGGCGAGCGGATGCGGGGCGACGCCCGTCCCGGTGGCGGTCACTCCGCGCGCGAACGCCACCGCCACGTCCGGCCGGTGGGCGACGGGCCACGACAGGAGGCCCGCGTCCGCGAACAGCGGTATGCCGTCGTGGCCAGCCGCGACCATGGTGAGCACGCCGAACCCCGTCTACGCGCCGAGAGCGCGGCCGACGGCCCGTCCGGTGCGGCCGCCGCGTGTCACGGAGTCGCCGCGAGCAGCGGACGCAGCCGGGTGGCGGCCAGCCGTGCCGCCCACGCCTCCGCCCGTCCGCGCCGCAGCGACGACATGGCGAGCAGGGCGGCCGCCGCGCCCGTGACGAGACCCGCCAGCACGTCGTGGGGGTAGTGCGCGCCGACCCAGACACGGGAGGCCGCCATCGCGCAGGCGGCCACCGCGGCGCACGCGCCGAGCCGGCGCGAGACGAAGAACAGGGCGACGGCCGCGGCGGCGGCGATGGCCGCGTGGTTGCTGGGGAAGGACCAGTCGCCGGGGGCCGGGCACGCCTCCAGCGTGGCCGCCCGCAGGCTCCGGCAGGGGCGGTCCTCGCGCACCAGCAGTTTCAGCGCGGCGTTCGTCCCGTACGCGGCGACCACGGCGACCGGCGCGGCGAGTGCCATGACCGCCGCGGCGGCGCCCGCACGCCGGGCCTGCCACCAGCCGACGGCCATGAGCACCGCGAACAACGCGAGCCCGTACGCGGACCACGCCGACACCGTGTCGTCGAGCCACGCGGGTGCGTGCCGGGCGAGGTCGACCACGTCGAGGTAGGCGGGGCCGTCGAGCGACGAGCCGTCGAGGGCGACGACCGTCCGCGTGCCGCCCGCGCTCCCCGTGAGTGGTGACCGGACGTCCGGCACGTTGACGGCGAGCTGCGACGATAGGTGCATGGCTGTGGTCATCGTCGGGAGCCTCTTCATCCTTCTCGCGGACCAGTGGACTGTCGCAGTGCCGGACGGATGGCATGACGGCGGCGTGACGAGGGCACGACGATCGCACGACGACGTCCGGCCACCGACTACAAC encodes:
- a CDS encoding phosphatase PAP2 family protein, with the protein product MTTAMHLSSQLAVNVPDVRSPLTGSAGGTRTVVALDGSSLDGPAYLDVVDLARHAPAWLDDTVSAWSAYGLALFAVLMAVGWWQARRAGAAAAVMALAAPVAVVAAYGTNAALKLLVREDRPCRSLRAATLEACPAPGDWSFPSNHAAIAAAAAVALFFVSRRLGACAAVAACAMAASRVWVGAHYPHDVLAGLVTGAAAALLAMSSLRRGRAEAWAARLAATRLRPLLAATP
- a CDS encoding DUF4396 domain-containing protein translates to MKDSTHHTGATHDTGTTHDTGVAHEHADHAAADGALSHGHGGGPHGGASWGTAVKATLHCLTGCAVGEIVGMVIGTALMWGNVSTMVLAIALSFLFGYSFTLFAVRRAGLDLRSAVRVALAADTVSIAVMELVDNGIIALVPGAMDAQLADGLFWSTLLGGFAVALLVTTPVNKWMIGRGRGHAVAHAHH